In the Arachis ipaensis cultivar K30076 chromosome B04, Araip1.1, whole genome shotgun sequence genome, TATTCCTTTTTGCATATGATTCCATTGTATTCTATGTTTTGCATACTTCAATTTTGGATGCAGCTGCGCAGTCAAGAGATGTTTCACTAAATGATGGGcaacaaattcaagaacaaaagaaaaatacttCCTTCATTGATTTGGGTCCGTTAAAGGATATCGAACGTCAAGATCTTAATTGTGCTGTAAAGGAATACTTGCTTATGGCTGGATACCGTCTAACTGCAATGACATTTTATGAAGAGGTTGGTAATGATGTATTGGTTCCTCCCCCCACAAAAAAAAACTCCCCTTCTTTTCTGTGGCTACCTTTTATCCTCCTTCTTCCCATACATCTTCTTTTATTGTACTCTATCTTGTAGTTCTTATAAGAAAATGATGTTTCCTTGTTGTTTGAGAATAGGAATGACACTTTTAAGTTTTGGATTTTCATTTGTTGATTATTAGATGTAGTTAGCTATTCAGGAATTAAATAGTTGCCCTGTATGTGGCTGtggttatatatgtatgtatgaacTGTATATGGGATACTATATTCTTTTACATTTTATATTGGCTTCACTCTGCACATTATGTCCCTCTTGCTATTTTTGGTTCTTATTGCATTGCATTGTTGTCTAATGTCTAATCTGCCATAACGGTTTGTGTAGGTTACGGACCAGAACTTGGATAATTGGCACAACACACCTGCATCTGTACCAGATGCCTTGCGTCATTATTATTATCAGTATCTTTCCTCAACTTCAGAGGCTGCTGAGGCGAGTTCTTTTATTCACTGTACTATAAACAAGTGGCTTATTGTGCTTAAACTACTGCTGAGTGGTTTTCATActgtgtttatttattttaacattTTATACCTTTGCTAGAATTGACTTTTGCATCCTACCCTTTTTGGGTTTTGTGTCTCTTTTATTGTACATTATACATAAtgccttttttttcctttttcttttctcttctttttttttttgttttttttttttttggggggggggGGGGAAGCGAATAAGTTACCAACATTAATCATgtcatattcattcaatctgcTTAATGACACATGAATTCAATGCAGGAAAAATTTACTTTACTTAGAGAAAATGAAATTTTGCTTAAACAAAATAAGGGGCTGAATCAAGAAAAGGAGAGTTTGTTGAAGAACAAGGACCAGGCAAATGCTCAAATAGGAGCATTAACTAAATCCTTGGAGGCAATGCAGAAAGATCTTAAAGACAAAGAGAATATGGTAGTTTCTTCTTACTTTTAAAAGGTGCTTTACTCTGTCCGAAACCATTCATTTCAAAATTATGATATACTAATTTTATACTTCAGGTGCAAGTTTTAAAACAATCCTTAGAGAACCAGAGAAAGGATCTCAGTGATTGCAGAGCTGAGATTAGTTCACTGAAAATGCATATTGCAGGGTCTGGTTCTGGAAATAATATGGTTGTTGGTGATGTTAATAATATTCAATCTCAATATTTGGAGAGGTATGAGGAAGAAATTAAGAAATTGAAGATGGAAGTTGAAcatttaaaggaaaaaaatataagAGCCCCAGAACCCAGCAATTTGGTTGGTTCTGGAAATGAAATTTCACCAACAGATGATACAGCGATAGAGATTCACGAAGACCGAGGTGCAATCTCTAACACTGTTGATGTGGCTTTGGGTGCTGTacaagatgaagctgctcaactACCAGTTGTTCAAAGTATTAATGAGTATGCTGATAAACATGAAGATACATCGCCTGGGTTACTTAATCCTGCAAATATAAATAGTGCTTCTGAAAGTAACAATAATTTCTCCAAACAAAATGATGGGCAACAAGAAGTGGGTAGCAGCTTACCTGTAAAATCAGATAGTCTCAATGATGAAGCAATATCTGAAAAGACAGTAAGTCCATTCCACTTTTTGTTAAGTTGTTTGCCATTTTGGAATCTGGTGACTTGGTGAAACTGAATATTGAGTCTAGTTTTGGTCAGGGATTGTCTTCTGTTAAGAACATGTGAACTAACTTTGTTTATGCTGGTTTTCATTTCCTGTAGCATAGTGCTTTGAAAAATACTAAGATAAAAATCCCTCCTACTCTTTGAGAAGAAATAAGAGTTAAATTGATGATATTCTGAAGAAGAGATTTGTCTTTGCCACATCATAATGTAGTGATATTTttgttcatatgtatatattgacaGGGATTAGGAACCATTCAGATACTTGCAGATGCTTTGCCTAAAATTGTTCCTTATGTCCTGATCAATCATCGGGAGGTTTGCTCTCTATTTTTTTAACAGTACTTGTACATGTTGTACTACATAGGCTGCATTAATTTTGTTTTGCTGCAGGAGCTCCTTCCTCTAATTATGTGTGCAATTGAGCGCCACCCAGATAGCAGCACTCGAGATTCTTTGACACACACATTATTTAATTTAATCAAGCGTCCAGATGAACAACAGAGACGAATAATAATGGATGTATGTTGGGTTGTCATCTTAACTTTCTCTAATGGATGGTTTCGAACACATCATTGAGTTTCTTTATCTTCGTTTCAGGCATGTGTTAGCCTTGCGAAAAATGTGGGAGAGATGAGAACAGAAACAGAATTGCTTCCACAGTGTTGGGAACAAGTATATTCTTGCTTCAATTTTCAacctatttattttccattctgaTTTTGGAACCAGGTTTTCAGTTTTTTGGTGTCATGGTTTTAGATCAGTCACATGTACGAGGAGCGTCGACTGCTTGTTGCTCAATCATGTGGAGAGCTTGCAGAATTTGTACGGCCTGAGATTCGGGATTCTCTTATTTTATCTATTGTACAGCAATTAATAGAAGATTCTGCTGTTGTTGTTCGAGAGGCTGCGGCTCGTAATCTGGCTATGCTGCTTCCACTTTTCCCAGACATGGATAAATATTTCAAGGTCAGCCTCACTAAATTTGCTTGAGGCAATCATGGAGAAGATTACTGACTTGAGACTTGGCTACAATGTAAGCTCTAGAACAAGTTGACAAGGCATGGTCTAGGAAATGGAGCCTTCTCCACTTGccataatatgaaaaaaaaaattgaagaaataaTAGTTAAGGCTGAACAGTTGATACAGTTctctgttgttttctttgttgatAGGTGGAGGAGTTGATGTTTCAATTGGTATGTGACCCATCAGGAGTGGTGGTGGAAACTTCTCTCAAGGAATTGGTTCCTGTAGTTATAAAGTGGGGAAACAAATTAGATCATGTTTTAAAAGTTTTGCTTTCTCACATTTTAAGCTCAGCTCAGGTATTTGTTTCTCTTTGAGTTGTAAGTTCTCCCTTGTTACTGAGAAATTCTTTCTTGTTTCAAATTATTTTTCTGAGTGAAGTTTCTTCCCACTTCTGCAGCGTTGTCCTCCTCTTTCCGGGGTTGAAGGGTCTGCGGAATCACATCTCCGTGTCTTGGGTGAAAGAGAGCGCTGGAATATAGATATTCTTTTAAGAATGCTGGTGGAATTGCTTCCTTGGGTAGACCAGAAAGTGATAGAAACATGCCCCTTTTCGCACACCACTGAAACTACACAAGCTATGTTATCTACCTCATTGCTTGAAATGTATGCTAGGTAAGCTTAGCAAGAGGAGTTTACTTTGGCATAATACGATTAGGACATTTGAAAGAGTCAATGCCGTTGAATTTGGGTGTTGATGTCCCATCCTCCTCGAAAAGGGATGGAGGAAAGGAAAAAGGTGGCACGTCATGTTTTCACAATCACTAAAATAGTATGCTCAATTCAGATTGTAATCTATATGCATTATTCACAGCCATAGACAAGAATGACTAATTTGTCCAAATCACTTTGTCAAAGTTGCTCATACCTAGGTTTGCTTTTGCTAGGGGGCAAGTTGAATGGGATGCATTTGAATGGATGCATGTTGAATGCTTTCCTAATTTGATAGAGCTGGCTTGCATGTTACCACAGAAAGAAGATAATCTTCGGAGCCGAATTTCAAAGGTTACTTTCCTTCTCTTTTTTACAATTGTTTTAAGTGGCTCTTGCTCAAATTGATGTTCGAGTTTCTGCTAATCAGTATTGTGTAAATGCAGTTTCTTTTATCCGTTTCTGAAAGATTTGGGGATTCGTACATGACATGCATAATGCTACCTGTATTTTTAACAGCCGTTGGGGATAATGCTGATTTGACATATTTTCCTAGTTCCATCCGTTCAAGAATTAAAGGTAATGGTTCTTGAATCCCCTCTCTCTAAAAGTTCACATAATTGTTTTGTATTTGACTATTCACTTGCAGGTTTGAGACCAAGATCCGCTATTGTTGATAGGCTCTCTACGATGTGTGTCTTACCACTTTTGTTGGCTGGTGTTATGGGTGCTCGTGGAAAACAAGAACTGTTAGCAGAATATTTGAGGAAGCTGCTACTAGAAGAAAACCACATGGAGAATCCACCAACAAAGCACACTCCTGAGATTATCAATGCTATCCGTTTCATCTGGTTTGAATACCACCACATACATTATTCAAATATAATTGCATTTTTTCACCCAATGTTCTTATGGAGCtttctttctttattattattattatttatttttgtgtgATACTTATGGAGCTTCTTTATAATGCAGCATATACGAAGAAAACCATGGTTTGATATTTACTATACTGTGGGAAATGGTTGTTAGCACTAATTTAAACTTGAAAATAAATGCTGCCAAACTGCTTAAAGCTATTGTAAGCTGCTTTTTTTTCCTTGGTTTCTAGTTTACCTTTCATATAATTGTGGAAAAATAACATCAATATTTTCATTAATAGGTCCCGTATATTGATGCAAAGGTTGCTTCAACTCATGTTTTGCCTGCCCTAATTACTCTTGGATCTGATCAAAACCTGAATGTGAAGTATGCAAGTATAGATGCATTTGGTGCTGTGGCTCAACACTTCAAAAATGATACGGTATATGTTATTTTTGTTTCTCCTTGGTTTCTATTAAGATAGTGATGTCAATGCATTTCCACATTCCGAATTCATGATCACATGAGGTATCTTTCAGATTGTTGACAAAATACGGGTTCAAATGGATGCTTTTCTTGAGGATGGCTCCCATGAAGCTACTATTGCTGTTATTCGTGCATTGGTGGTGGCAGTGCCACATACAACAGAAAGACTTAGAGATTATATCCTTAACCTTGATTTTCGGAAAACAAATATGTTCAAAAACTCAGCTTAATGCCCTGACATTTTTGTGTCATTTCCGTAGCcatatggattttttttttgttggcttTCAAGATCTCTTAGACTGTTCAGTGGTTTTCCTTTAACTCAACATACATCTTTTGTCCAAGATTTTCCAACTTACAAGTATGCCAAATGCAACAAGTGATTTGATGCGTAGACGAGAGAGAGTGAATGCATTTTGTGAGGCAATCCGAGCTCTGGATGCTACAGGTTAGCTCATTAAGTTAATTATATATCAAGCTTGCATCTCCAAACACTTCTCAATGTATTTATGCTGTTTTAATGAATTCTTAATAGTCCAGTATTCAAGTTGCACGTAGCGACAAGCTAACAGATACAACCTTGTTCTTGTTCTCTAATCTGTAATAGGCTTTGGAGTGTTTAATCTGTTGCATTACCATTTTTACATTTGCATAAGTTAGGTAGGCAGAATGAGGTGTGCTTGGAATGACCATGGTTTTTTAGCAAAAGAATCCTTGACTCTTGTTGAACAGTGGCTAGATTATGAAGTGTGCTATTCAACTGTTGATAGTAAGACATTTGTTTGGTTAATTGTAGAAAATAGACAAtatatcccaaaaaaaaaaaaaaataatttgcgAATCGGATCGTATCtacaattttcggatcggatgcggatatttaccgcggatctgcggatacgatccgatccataGACACCCCTAATAATATTGTTTTATGTCTTCATTGATGCCTTATAAATTTCGATTTGATTCCAAATATATAGAATTTGAAGTGTGTTTATGTACGTGTTTGCTTGCTTGCATGCTCCATCAGCAACTCGAAAATAATGacgcattttttttttcaatattcaTTATGAAGAATGCTGATGAACAATAAAATTTATCTAAATTGGTACAAGTTTCCAAGACACTTTGCTTGAACCCTTTAAGTCTCTAGATACGGTGTGCGGAAAGAAAGGTCAATTTATCATTTTTCTCGTTATTTATTACCGTGACTACACAATAATATAGAATAAGATGAAAATTCACGTATTTTTGTCTTTATataaagttgataattaaaaattattaaatgataatttagtcaaatctaTCAATTATCTAACGAACTCTTaactatcaatttcacgtgaagaTAATTTAGGCGATGAAATTCAACAATTACAGTA is a window encoding:
- the LOC107635695 gene encoding lisH domain and HEAT repeat-containing protein KIAA1468 homolog (The sequence of the model RefSeq protein was modified relative to this genomic sequence to represent the inferred CDS: added 386 bases not found in genome assembly), translated to MDVERSSLCNCVVNFLLEENYLLTAFELLHELLEDGRDHHAIRLKQFFSDPSLFPPDQISRLNSLRVADPQSLLEEKEAAEEKLAISDYELRLAQEDISKLKTELQKKAESHNGLNAAQSRDVSLNDGQQIQEQKKNTSFIDLGPLKDIERQDLNCAVKEYLLMAGYRLTAMTFYEEVTDQNLDNWHNTPASVPDALRHYYYQYLSSTSEAAEEKFTLLRENEILLKQNKGLNQEKESLLKNKDQANAQIGALTKSLEAMQKDLKDKENMVQVLKQSLENQRKDLSDCRAEISSLKMHIAGSGSGNNMVVGDVNNIQSQYLERYEEEIKKLKMEVEHLKEKNIRAPEPSNLVGSGNEISPTDDTAIEIHEDRGAISNTVDVALGAVQDEAAQLPVVQSINEYADKHEDTSPGLLNPANINSASESNNNFSKQNDGQQEVGSSLPVKSDSLNDEAISEKTGLGTIQILADALPKIVPYVLINHREELLPLIMCAIERHPDSSTRDSLTHTLFNLIKRPDEQQRRIIMDACVSLAKNVGEMRTETELLPQCWEQISHMYEERRLLVAQSCGELAEFVRPEIRDSLILSIVQQLIEDSAVVVREAAARNLAMLLPLFPDMDKYFKVEELMFQLVCDPSGVVVETSLKELVPVVIKWGNKLDHVLKVLLSHILSSAQRCPPLSGVEGSAESHLRVLGERERWNIDILLRMLVELLPWVDQKVIETCPFSHTTETTQAMLSTSLLEMYARGQVEWDAFEWMHVECFPNLIELACMLPQKEDNLRSRISKFLLSVSERFGDSYMTCIMLPVFLTAVGDNADLTYFPSSIRSRIKGLRPRSAIVDRLSTMCVLPLLLAGVMGARGKQELLAEYLRKLLLEENHMENPPTKHTPEIINAIRFICIYEENHGLIFTILWEMVVSTNLNLKINAAKLLKAIVPYIDAKVASTHVLPALITLGSDQNLNVKYASIDAFGAVAQHFKNDTIVDKIRVQMDAFLEDGSHEATIAVIRALVVAVPHTTERLRDYLLSKIFQLTSMPNATSDLMRRRERVNAFCEAIRALDATDFPANSVRDYLLPAIQNLLKDVDALDPAHKEALEIIMKERSGGTFDSISKVMAGAHLALPTSVSNIFGEGGLLGKKDSTTDPSSEAASSPNTGAPSPAEDTRFRRIMLGNFGDMLRGKGKAQEDGQKQ